In Prochlorococcus marinus XMU1406, the genomic stretch ATGATAGAAACTTACAAGATTTTTGCCTGGTCCCTCATCATATCCTCCTTGACATTGGAGATAGTTGAAACCGTAATTTCTCAAGGCAGATACTGCTTCATATAATTTGTTAGGTTCCACAGAAATGTTTTCGATTCCTATGTGATCATCAGATAAAGATTGATTTGGAATTCCATCTTTAAACAAAGATTGGCTTATAAACCCTTCTTTTTCTATTGAAGTATCTGAGGATTTGGCTAAACCGTCTTTTTCCATTAATCTTCTAAAGTATTAATAATTTCAGTTTTTTTGGCGTTTTCAGGTAATTCAGTTATTTTTTCTTTTTTAGAGGAGGGAATGACGTTAGCTGAAGTTTTGTTTAGATATTCACCTGTATTTTCTGAGAAAACAAGATTCATTTCGTGATCAGATGTTATGTATCTGTGAGTTTGTTCTGTTTTTGTGCGCTCTAAAATTGATTCATTACCAACTTTTTTTCTTAATTTAATTACAGCATCAAAAATTGCTTCTGGTCTTGGTGGGCATCCTGGTAGGTATAGATCAACTGGTATCAATTTATCAACCCCTCTGACAGCAGTTGTAGAATCTGCGCTGAACATTCCCCCTGTGATTGTGCAAGCACCCATGGCAATTACATATTTTGGTTCAGGCATTTGTTCATACAGTCTTACAAGAGCTGGAGCCATCTTCATCGTCACTGTTCCTGCAACTATTATTAAATCTGCTTGCCTAGGAGAGCTTCTAGGTACTAATCCAAATCTATCAAAATCAAATCTAGATCCTATTAGGGCAGCAAATTCTATAAAACAACAAGCTGTTCCATACAAGAGAGGCCATAGACTACTTAGTCTAGCCCAATTATGAAGATCGTCTAAACTTGTCAATATAATATTTTCACTTAAATCTGTAGTAACTTGGGGTGCACCAAGAGAATTACAAGTTCCTTCTCGGATTTCTCTTATTGCTTTTGGGGATAATTGTGGATTCAATTTTTTAACTCCATTCTAAAGCGCCTTTTCTCCATGCGTATGCCAGAGCGATAACAAGTATTGCAATGAAAATTAAAGCCTCAATAAAAGCTAATAAGCCTAATCTATTGAAGGCAACAGCCCAAGGATAAAGGAATACTGTCTCAACATCAAATATAACGAAAACCAAGGCAAACATGTAATAACGAATATTAAATTGAATCCATGCTCCTCCTATAGGCTCCATTCCAGATTCATAGGTAAGTTTTCTTTCCCCTGTTCTGCCTTTTGGGGCAACGATGAGATTAGTAACTAGAGCTAATACTGGTACAGCTGCGGCAATTAGGAGGAAACCTAAAAAGTATTCATAGCCAGTTAATAAAAACATCTTAAAAAATTAATTTTGAATAAAAGTCGCTTAATTAAGCAAAATCTTTTAAAGTTCTTAAAGAACAATAATAAACCGTGAGTGAAAACATTCAACCAGCCTCTGAGGAAAACAAAATAGTTGAAGACTTTGAGAAAGGAAATCTTTCTGAAAAATCCTCAGAAGTAAATGTTAAACAACCTGTTCTTAATTTAGAACATAATAGATTCGAATGTAGAAGTTGTGGGTATATTTATGATCCGTCTGAAGGAAATAAAAAATTAAACATACCCAAAAATACTCCTTTTTCAGAGTTGGATGGGAACACCTTTGCTTGCCCTGTTTGTCGAGCCGGTAAAAATTTTTATAAGGATATAGGTCCTAAATCTAAACCTAGTGGTTTTGAAGAAAATTTAGTTTATGGGTTTGGTTTTAATAGTTTACCTCCTGGACAAAAAAATATATTGATTTTTGGAGGGCTGGCTTTTGCCGCTGCTATGTTTCTTTCTTTATACTCTTTGCATTAATATACATAAATGAAAAAAATTATTACTAGTATCCCCACTCTTCTTTTATCTGGCCTTCTTTGTTTTGTATTGAGCGGTTGTTCATCTACAGGAGTTAAGATGAGTGATAGTAGCCCTTGGAAAACAATTCAGTTTGAGGACCAAGCTAATGCTTTAGATATTGATTTTATAGATGATAAAAATGGATTTTTAGTAGGTTCTAATAGACTTATTATGGAATCTAATGATGGGGGAGAAACTTGGGAGAAAAGAAATTTAGATTTACCAAGTGAAGAGAACTTTCGTCTGCTAGATATTGACTTTAAAGGTGAAGAGGGCTGGTTAATAGGTCAGCCCTCATTAGTTATGCATACACTTGATGCGGGAAAAAATTGGACTCGTTTATCTCTTGGCAACAAATTACCAGGTCAACCATTTCTAATAACGACTGTTGATGCAGGGATTGCAGAGTTGGCCACCACTGCAGGTGCAATCTATGAAACATCAGATAGTGGTGAATCATGGAATGCAAAAGTTGTAGATGCATCTGGTTCTGGAGGTGTAAGAGATTTAAGAAGAACTAAAGAGGGAGATTATGTCAGCGTAAGTAGTCTGGGTAATTTCTTTTCTACTTTGGAAAATGATAGTGATGCATGGACAGCTCATCAAAGAGCGAGTAGCAAAAGAGTTCAAAGTATTGGTTTCAATCCAGAAGGAAGTTTATGGATGCTTTCTAGAGGAGCCGAAATTAGATTTAATGAAGATACGAATGATCTAGAAAACTGGTCGAAACCTATTATACCTATTCTTAATGGATACAATTATTTAGATATGGGATGGGATCCAAATGGTGATATATGGGCTGGCGGGGGTAATGGCACTTTAATTGTAAGTAAAGACCAAGGTAAAACTTGGAATAAAGATCCTATTGCTTCTGCATTGCCAACAAACTTCATAAAAATAGTTTTTCTTGATAAAGATGCTTTAGATAATCAAAAAGGATTCATACTTGGCGAGCGCGGTTATATCCTTAAATGGAATAGCTAAGTTTGAATAACTTGAGTAAATAGTAAAAAAAAACTTAATTTTTTACATATTTAGCAACTGTCTGTAACCATGCTGTTAATTTCTTCGCGAACTTATGATTTTACACTGTAAGATCATAGGGTAAACATTTGTGATTATGGCCGCAGGTTCAACGGGTGAACGCCCATTCTTTGAAATAATCACCAGTATTAGGTACTGGATTATTCATGCAGTAACATTACCAGCTATTTTTATAGCAGGCTTCTTATTCGTATATACAGGCTTAGCCTACGATGCTTTCGGAACACCTCGTCCGGATAGTTATTTCCAATCATCTGAATCTAAAGCGCCTGTCGTAACACAAAGATATGAAGCTAAATCTCAACTAGATTTAAGAACAAAATAACAATGACTAATTCCCAAGCTCCAATGCAGGCTGCTGAAGTCCGCGTTTATCCTATATTTACTGTTCGTTGGCTAGCAGTTCACGCTTTAGCTATTCCATCAGTATTCTTTTTGGGTTCCATTGCTGCTATGCAGTTCGTAGCCCGATAAATTTAACAATCATGCAAGTAAACCAAAATCCTAACAAAGTTCCAGTTGAACTTAATCGTACAAGCCTTTATTTAGGCTTACTATCAGTCTTTGTATTGGGAATTTTATTTTCCAGTTACTTTTTCAATTAAATTAAAACTATGAGTAAATTAAAAGGACCTGATGGAAGAATTCCAGATAGACTTCCCGACGGTAGACCAGCAGTTGCATGGGAAAGAAGATGGACTGAAGGAACTCTTCCTTTATGGCTTGTTGCTACAGCAGGTGGAATTGCAGTTATCTTCGTTTTAGGTATATTTTTCTATGGTTCATACCAAGGGGTTGGAGCTGGAGGCTAACAAATCCTTACCTTGACCTGATAATCACTTATATCAAATAAGCCTAATAAGAATCAGTAAATACTCTTAGTTTCTCTTTTGTGGAGCTTGGGATATTTTCTTTTTGGGTTATCAATCCATCTTTTAATGAAAAATGAGATTTACTTTTTGGTCTTTCTTTTTCAATTAATTTAGCTACTTCAAATATTATTTTATTAGCCACTTCAGTATTTGATCTAAGATTATCCAAAACCATCTCTACAGAAACTTCTTGATGAGTTTGATGCCAGCAATCATAATCAGTAACCATAGATAAGGAGGAGTAAGCTATTTCAGCTTCTTTAGCTAATCTTGCTTCTGTGTGGTTCGTCATTCCAATTATTGAACATCCCCAACTCCTATATAAATTAGATTCTGCTCTAGTTGAGAAAGCGGGACCTTCCATTGCTAGATAGGTACCCCCTCTATGTAATTGTCTACCGCCAGGAATATTTTTTTCTCCGATTTCACTTAATATACGTGATAAATTTGTGCAGAAGGGATCTCCCATAGTTACGTGAGCCACAGCTCCCTCGTTAAAGAAGGTTGCAGGTCTATTTTTTGTCCGGTCTATAAATTGATCTGGAACCACTATATCTAGAGGCCTTATCTGTTCTTGTAATGAACCAACTGCTGATGGAGCAATAATCCATCTTACTCCTATTGATCTTAGAGCCCAAATATTAGCTTTATAAGGAATTTCAGAAGGATTTAAACTATGTGTTCTGCCATGTCTAGGAATAAATGCTATCTCTAGGTTTCCAAGATTATATACTTTTATTGAATCAGAAGGTTTACCATAGGGAGTATTGATTTCTAGTTCTCTTAAGTACTCTATTTGATCCATTGAATAAAATCCACTTCCACCAATCACTCCTAACCTTGATTTTTCAATTGGTAATAAATGTTCTTTATTCATAGTGATGTAAATGGCTTTTAATCATCTGGTACTAATTGGAGGAGGACACTCAAATGTTTCTTTATTGAAGAAATGGATAATGTTTCCGAAATTAATGCCAGAAATTCCTGTTTCAATTATATCTAGAGATTCTCATTTGGTTTATTCGGCTATATTCCCATCGGTGATTTCAAAATCAATCACTTTAGAAGAGAGTTTAATTGATATAAAATCTTTAGCAAAAAATGCAAAAGTATCTTTTATAGAAGAAGAAGTAAAGGATATTGATTTCAATTTAAAGAAAATTGTATTAAGTAATAGACCTTCAGTTAATTATTCGAAGTTGGTGCTTAATTATGGAAGTCAAACAATAATTCCAAAAGAATTTGAATCACTAGTTAAAAATCGAAATGCTTTTTCAATTAAACCTTTTTTAAGGGCTTATGACTCAATACTAAAAGAGGACATTTTTGATTCAGTTAATGAACTTCCATTTGTAATTGTTGGGAGTGGCCTTGCTGCAATTGAAGTATCTTATGCTTTGAGAAAAAGATGGGGAGATAGACCTTTAAAACTATTGTGTGATTCAAGAAAAATTAATAATACAATTCTAAAAAGTTTACAGAATTCCAATATTGATTTAGTTGAAAAACTTAATTTTGATTATGGCAAGATTCTTTTATGTACTGGAAATACATCTCCGTTATGGGCACAAAAAAAATTATTAGATTCGGATTCTTATGGCAGAATAATTACAAATCAGAATTTACAGATAAAAAGTTTCTCTGGAATCTTTGCTGTCGGTGATTGCGCAGTTGTAGGCTCAGCAAAAAGACCAGCATCGGGAGTTTTTGCAGTAAAAGTTGTAAATACATTAGTACAAAATTTAAAAAAAGATATAGAAGGGAGATCATTAAAAAAGTGGTTTCCTCAAAAGATCGGATTGCAAATAGTAAATATATTTCCAAGCCATCATCCAAAGGCTTTTGCTATTTATCGCAATTTTGTTTTCGGCCCTTCTTTTATTTTTTGGATTTTAAAGCATAAAATTGATCTCAACTTTATTAAAAAGTTCAGATCAAAAAGGCTAATTATGAAAAGTAGTGAAACAAATATTTCATTGAATGATTGCAGAGGATGTGCTGCTAAAATTCCTCAGTTTGTTTTGAATAAATCATTAATAAATTCAAATTTAAATTCTTTTGCCTCATCACCAGAAGATGCAATTGAGATATATCAAAATGGTCAAGATATTATTTTGCAAAGTGTAGATGGATTTCCTGCTTTGGTAAGTGATCCTTGGCTTAATGCAAAAATTACTACTTTGCATGCTTGCTCAGATTTGTGGGCATGCGGAGCAAAACTTTCATCCGCTCAAGCTTTAATTTCATTACCAAAAGTTGAAAGGGAATTTCAGAGTCACCTCTTTTCTCAATCACTTCAAGGTATTAAATCAACAGTTGAGGATCATGGAGGTGAATTACTTGGAGGCCATACTTTCGAGGCAAGAAGTTTAGTAAATAAACCTTATTCATTAGGAATAGATATTTCTTTAACAGTTCAAGGTATTTTAAAAAATGGAGCAAAACCATGGCTTAAATCTGGAATGAATATTGGAGATATTCTCATGATGTCTAGACCTCTGGGCGTTGGGATTTACTTTGCCGGTCAAATGCAAAATATTAATATGCTGGGTAGTTCTTCTGAAGTAATTAATAATTTAGTAAAGAGTCAGCAATATTTGATTGATGAAATTTATCTTTTTCAAAATCAATTTAAAGAATCATTAGTCAATGCTGCGACTGACATTACTGGATATGGATTTATTGGACATCTTAAAGAAATGGTTGAATCATCTAATTTATATAGGCAAAGAAATAATCTTGAGCCACTAAAAGTCTTATTAGATTTATTTGCATTTAAAGCTTATCCTGGAGTATTTGATTTAATAAGAAAAGATGTTAAAAGTACTTTCTTTGAATCTAATAAAGAAATTTTTGACAAAATTTATAAAGTAAATAAGCAAAAAAGAATAATTAATTTTTTAAACGAAAATTCATTAGATCAAGAGACTTTTAACGAGAGAATATCATTACTATTAGATCCTCAAACATGTGGCCCCTTGTTGATTAGTTGCAATCGTAAATATGAAAATGTTCTAAAGGATAAATGGTACAAGGTTGGAGAGGTTGTGAAAATGTAATTAATTTCTATTTAATTTGTCAATTTCCAAATATCTTAATCTTTTGATTTCCTTTCCCATCTCCTTCCCTGGGTCCCATCCTTCTTTTTTTAATGTTTCTCCATCTTTTTTTGATTTTATGAATTTGTAAATAAATAACCACTTAAACAATTTACGCCAGTATGGTCCTCCATCACAAATTAATAATTTGACTGTCTCATCATTAAGGTTTCTGTCCTCAATAAATTCTGTCCAACTTGATGGAGAAAAATGATTGAAATTTTTTTGGTTTGTATTTAATATCTTTTTGATATTTATATAATCTTCTAATATTTTTATCTCACTATTATTTACCAAAAATCTTTGACATGCTTTTTCTAAATCTTCTGAATCTTTTAATAAGTAAAGCATATGATTTCCCTTTAACTTCTTAATCCAATTTAGTCCTCTTAAAAATCTTTTATCGACTTTAATATTTTCATTTAAGATTGAGATAATTTCCCATTTATGAATTATCGAAATCACATTAGTCAAATTATCATGTTTGCATATTTCAGCTAGTTCCATCCTTATTCGTATGCCTAGTGCAGGAGGGTAAATCATTTTCTTATGAGTTTCTGAACTTTTCCATGGCCATTGTCTAACTGTTTCTTGAGATTGTTTGAGGGAATTATTTGAAATATTGAAATCTAACCTTGAAGCATATTTTGCACATCTAATTAATCTACTTGGATCATCTGAAATACTATTACTGTGAAGTAAGTTCAATCTTTTACTTTTTATATCAGAAATTCCTCCATAAAGATCATAGATTTTCCTTGTCGAGACCTCGAAGGCTATTGAATTTATAGTGAAATCTCTCCTCTTAAGATCCTCCGCAATAGTACTTTTATTTACTGTGGGATTTAAGCCTGGAGCAGAATAAATTTCTTTTCTTGCAGAAGCAATATCAATTTTATAGTCATTAATATTTATTTCTACAGTGTTGTATAAATTAAATTCCTTGATCAAACATAAATCTACATTTACAATATTTTTTTTTATAAATTTTGCAAGAGAAATAGAGGATCCTTCAATAACAAGATCAATATCTACAGGTTTAGAAAACGATTTTTTGTGGAATTTACTAATTAATAAATCTCTTAAATAACCGCCAACAAAAGCTACTTTAGTATTGTTATTAGATTCTATGTATTTAGCAATTAGGTTATATAGATTAAATGGAGTTTTGATTAATTCCCCTTGGATGTAATCAGAGATATCGTTCATGAGTTTTAACTTACATAACGAATTGGAGCTAATCTGGGATCTAGAATTTTACTTCCTTTATCACCAAATTTTACTGCTAAAGATATTTTTTCTCCACTCCCAAAAATATGTATGATTTCACCTTTCCCAAACTTTGAGTGAATTAGCATATCTCCAACTATCCAGCTTTTCCCTTTACTGGGACCTGAATATAATTTCCTTACTGCATTTATTGGTTTGTTAACAAATTCATTTGGATTGTTTCGATCAACTCTAGTTAAACGATCAAGATGCCAATCTCTTCTAATTGAAGCACCACCAGTTTGTGGTAATTCGCCATCCATTAAATCTTCAGGTATTTCGGAAAGAAATATTGAAGGAATTGTTGCTTCACGCATGCCACCCCATAATCTTCTTTCTCTGGCATGACTTAAGAAAACTCTTTCTTTAGCTCTAGTAATACCTACATAGCATAATCTTCTTTCCTCTTCAAGAAGTGAGGGAGTATCTATTGATCTATGGCTAGGGAAGAGACCTTGTTCTAGCCCAGTGATAAAAACATTTTGAAATTCTAAACCTTTACTATTATGCAGAGTCATGAGAGTTACAGAGTTAGGATTATTTTTCTTCGTATCATTATCAGTTGTTAAGGCTGCTGTAGAGAGAAATCCCTCTACATCTCCACTTTCTGTTTCTTCTTCATAT encodes the following:
- a CDS encoding NADH dehydrogenase subunit K, producing the protein MREIREGTCNSLGAPQVTTDLSENIILTSLDDLHNWARLSSLWPLLYGTACCFIEFAALIGSRFDFDRFGLVPRSSPRQADLIIVAGTVTMKMAPALVRLYEQMPEPKYVIAMGACTITGGMFSADSTTAVRGVDKLIPVDLYLPGCPPRPEAIFDAVIKLRKKVGNESILERTKTEQTHRYITSDHEMNLVFSENTGEYLNKTSANVIPSSKKEKITELPENAKKTEIINTLED
- a CDS encoding NAD(P)H-quinone oxidoreductase subunit 3, which codes for MFLLTGYEYFLGFLLIAAAVPVLALVTNLIVAPKGRTGERKLTYESGMEPIGGAWIQFNIRYYMFALVFVIFDVETVFLYPWAVAFNRLGLLAFIEALIFIAILVIALAYAWRKGALEWS
- a CDS encoding rubredoxin, producing the protein MSENIQPASEENKIVEDFEKGNLSEKSSEVNVKQPVLNLEHNRFECRSCGYIYDPSEGNKKLNIPKNTPFSELDGNTFACPVCRAGKNFYKDIGPKSKPSGFEENLVYGFGFNSLPPGQKNILIFGGLAFAAAMFLSLYSLH
- a CDS encoding photosynthesis system II assembly factor Ycf48 is translated as MKKIITSIPTLLLSGLLCFVLSGCSSTGVKMSDSSPWKTIQFEDQANALDIDFIDDKNGFLVGSNRLIMESNDGGETWEKRNLDLPSEENFRLLDIDFKGEEGWLIGQPSLVMHTLDAGKNWTRLSLGNKLPGQPFLITTVDAGIAELATTAGAIYETSDSGESWNAKVVDASGSGGVRDLRRTKEGDYVSVSSLGNFFSTLENDSDAWTAHQRASSKRVQSIGFNPEGSLWMLSRGAEIRFNEDTNDLENWSKPIIPILNGYNYLDMGWDPNGDIWAGGGNGTLIVSKDQGKTWNKDPIASALPTNFIKIVFLDKDALDNQKGFILGERGYILKWNS
- the psbE gene encoding cytochrome b559 subunit alpha, whose amino-acid sequence is MAAGSTGERPFFEIITSIRYWIIHAVTLPAIFIAGFLFVYTGLAYDAFGTPRPDSYFQSSESKAPVVTQRYEAKSQLDLRTK
- the psbF gene encoding cytochrome b559 subunit beta, which translates into the protein MTNSQAPMQAAEVRVYPIFTVRWLAVHALAIPSVFFLGSIAAMQFVAR
- a CDS encoding photosystem II reaction center protein L; this encodes MQVNQNPNKVPVELNRTSLYLGLLSVFVLGILFSSYFFN
- a CDS encoding photosystem II reaction center protein J, which gives rise to MSKLKGPDGRIPDRLPDGRPAVAWERRWTEGTLPLWLVATAGGIAVIFVLGIFFYGSYQGVGAGG
- the mtnP gene encoding S-methyl-5'-thioadenosine phosphorylase, whose product is MNKEHLLPIEKSRLGVIGGSGFYSMDQIEYLRELEINTPYGKPSDSIKVYNLGNLEIAFIPRHGRTHSLNPSEIPYKANIWALRSIGVRWIIAPSAVGSLQEQIRPLDIVVPDQFIDRTKNRPATFFNEGAVAHVTMGDPFCTNLSRILSEIGEKNIPGGRQLHRGGTYLAMEGPAFSTRAESNLYRSWGCSIIGMTNHTEARLAKEAEIAYSSLSMVTDYDCWHQTHQEVSVEMVLDNLRSNTEVANKIIFEVAKLIEKERPKSKSHFSLKDGLITQKENIPSSTKEKLRVFTDSY
- the selD gene encoding selenide, water dikinase SelD, which translates into the protein MAFNHLVLIGGGHSNVSLLKKWIMFPKLMPEIPVSIISRDSHLVYSAIFPSVISKSITLEESLIDIKSLAKNAKVSFIEEEVKDIDFNLKKIVLSNRPSVNYSKLVLNYGSQTIIPKEFESLVKNRNAFSIKPFLRAYDSILKEDIFDSVNELPFVIVGSGLAAIEVSYALRKRWGDRPLKLLCDSRKINNTILKSLQNSNIDLVEKLNFDYGKILLCTGNTSPLWAQKKLLDSDSYGRIITNQNLQIKSFSGIFAVGDCAVVGSAKRPASGVFAVKVVNTLVQNLKKDIEGRSLKKWFPQKIGLQIVNIFPSHHPKAFAIYRNFVFGPSFIFWILKHKIDLNFIKKFRSKRLIMKSSETNISLNDCRGCAAKIPQFVLNKSLINSNLNSFASSPEDAIEIYQNGQDIILQSVDGFPALVSDPWLNAKITTLHACSDLWACGAKLSSAQALISLPKVEREFQSHLFSQSLQGIKSTVEDHGGELLGGHTFEARSLVNKPYSLGIDISLTVQGILKNGAKPWLKSGMNIGDILMMSRPLGVGIYFAGQMQNINMLGSSSEVINNLVKSQQYLIDEIYLFQNQFKESLVNAATDITGYGFIGHLKEMVESSNLYRQRNNLEPLKVLLDLFAFKAYPGVFDLIRKDVKSTFFESNKEIFDKIYKVNKQKRIINFLNENSLDQETFNERISLLLDPQTCGPLLISCNRKYENVLKDKWYKVGEVVKM
- a CDS encoding CCA tRNA nucleotidyltransferase, whose translation is MNDISDYIQGELIKTPFNLYNLIAKYIESNNNTKVAFVGGYLRDLLISKFHKKSFSKPVDIDLVIEGSSISLAKFIKKNIVNVDLCLIKEFNLYNTVEININDYKIDIASARKEIYSAPGLNPTVNKSTIAEDLKRRDFTINSIAFEVSTRKIYDLYGGISDIKSKRLNLLHSNSISDDPSRLIRCAKYASRLDFNISNNSLKQSQETVRQWPWKSSETHKKMIYPPALGIRIRMELAEICKHDNLTNVISIIHKWEIISILNENIKVDKRFLRGLNWIKKLKGNHMLYLLKDSEDLEKACQRFLVNNSEIKILEDYINIKKILNTNQKNFNHFSPSSWTEFIEDRNLNDETVKLLICDGGPYWRKLFKWLFIYKFIKSKKDGETLKKEGWDPGKEMGKEIKRLRYLEIDKLNRN